In Thiohalorhabdus sp. Cl-TMA, one genomic interval encodes:
- a CDS encoding lipopolysaccharide assembly protein LapA domain-containing protein → MYYKLLLALVLLILVLIFVLQNTTIVDINFLVWKFTLSRGLLVLIVLLVGMLIGWLGRAQMAHRNRKRHRL, encoded by the coding sequence ATGTACTACAAGCTGCTGCTTGCCCTTGTCCTGCTGATCCTCGTGCTGATCTTCGTCCTGCAGAACACGACCATCGTCGACATCAACTTCCTGGTCTGGAAGTTCACGCTCTCCCGGGGGCTTCTGGTCCTGATCGTGCTGCTGGTGGGGATGCTGATCGGCTGGCTGGGCCGCGCCCAGATGGCCCACAGGAACCGCAAGCGGCACAGGCTCTAG
- the lptF gene encoding LPS export ABC transporter permease LptF, which translates to MKVLHRYVGLEVIGRAFLILALVTLLMLLAKGLEFLKDMAQGELPGEAVVALLGLAVPKILSLALPLALFFGLLTTISRLCMDSEMDALGAAGVGLYNLLPMVAVIAAAGAVLETGLTLWAEPAGQAKLERATADFQRQALTSLVRPQEFNEFPGGRVLYFDHRGRNGHMRPVFFYDSGSEPAATVTAEKGELRQNKEGQVEAVFHDGVRFQASFAGEQYGRLMHFERYRVRKSLGEVESGELGREALPTPRLIAASWGRKEAGKFRTELYRRLALPLSLPILMLLALPLGMENRRQGRSFGVLWGALLVLAYHNGLIVVEEWAGRGAVPPHWLLWAMPVPALLLAAYFLRQRVHSKPILPHPRAGRRGGRRAGAPQS; encoded by the coding sequence GTGAAGGTCCTGCATCGCTATGTCGGGCTGGAGGTCATCGGGCGCGCCTTCCTGATCCTGGCCCTCGTCACCCTCCTGATGCTGCTGGCCAAAGGGCTGGAATTCCTCAAGGACATGGCCCAGGGCGAGCTGCCTGGGGAGGCGGTGGTGGCGCTGCTGGGCCTGGCGGTACCCAAGATCCTCAGCCTGGCCCTGCCGCTGGCGCTTTTCTTCGGCCTGCTGACCACCATCTCCCGGCTCTGCATGGACAGCGAGATGGATGCACTCGGCGCCGCCGGCGTGGGGCTCTACAATCTATTGCCGATGGTGGCGGTGATCGCCGCGGCGGGCGCCGTGCTGGAAACCGGACTCACCCTGTGGGCGGAGCCGGCGGGACAGGCGAAGCTGGAGCGGGCTACGGCCGATTTCCAGCGCCAGGCCCTCACCAGCCTGGTTCGGCCCCAGGAGTTCAACGAGTTTCCGGGCGGCCGGGTGCTGTATTTCGATCACCGTGGCCGGAACGGCCACATGCGCCCGGTCTTCTTCTACGATTCCGGATCGGAGCCGGCCGCCACGGTGACCGCCGAGAAGGGGGAGCTGCGCCAGAACAAGGAGGGTCAGGTGGAGGCGGTGTTCCATGACGGCGTCCGCTTTCAGGCCAGTTTCGCGGGTGAGCAATACGGGAGGCTCATGCATTTCGAGCGCTACCGGGTGCGGAAATCACTCGGGGAGGTGGAGAGTGGGGAGCTGGGCCGGGAGGCCCTGCCCACCCCTAGACTGATCGCCGCTTCCTGGGGGCGGAAGGAGGCGGGCAAGTTCCGCACGGAGCTTTATCGTCGGCTGGCCCTGCCGCTCAGCTTGCCGATTCTCATGCTCCTGGCGCTTCCCCTGGGGATGGAGAACCGTCGGCAGGGCCGCTCTTTCGGGGTTCTTTGGGGGGCCCTTCTGGTGCTCGCCTACCACAACGGCCTGATCGTGGTGGAGGAATGGGCGGGACGCGGGGCGGTGCCTCCCCACTGGCTGTTATGGGCCATGCCGGTGCCCGCACTGCTGCTCGCCGCCTACTTCCTGCGTCAGCGCGTCCATTCCAAGCCCATTCTGCCCCACCCCCGCGCGGGACGCCGGGGCGGCAGGCGGGCAGGGGCCCCGCAGTCGTGA
- a CDS encoding DNA polymerase III subunit chi produces MSPRVDFFRIQGDGETAVLQAACMVAGKAYGSGYRVLLFAASEALLDDLDNRLWTYRAGSFVPHARRERLDAAAPEPVVLSRDCAESGDAEVLVCVSPPPPDCLSGFQRVAEFVPTEQAGRDAARRRYSEYRQAGYELHTHDLRVN; encoded by the coding sequence ATGAGCCCGCGGGTGGATTTCTTCCGCATCCAAGGGGACGGGGAAACCGCCGTCCTGCAGGCTGCCTGCATGGTGGCGGGCAAGGCCTACGGATCCGGGTACCGAGTACTGCTGTTCGCGGCTTCCGAGGCCCTTCTCGATGACCTGGATAACCGCCTGTGGACCTATCGGGCCGGCAGCTTCGTGCCCCATGCGCGCCGGGAGCGCCTCGACGCGGCGGCTCCCGAGCCCGTGGTCCTGTCCCGGGACTGCGCCGAAAGCGGCGATGCCGAGGTTCTGGTCTGCGTCAGTCCGCCGCCGCCGGATTGCCTCTCCGGATTCCAGCGGGTGGCGGAGTTCGTTCCCACGGAACAGGCCGGACGGGATGCGGCCCGGCGGCGATACAGCGAGTACCGGCAGGCCGGCTACGAGCTCCACACCCACGATTTGCGCGTCAATTGA
- a CDS encoding valine--tRNA ligase → MPKTYDPEDVETRWYAHWEANGYFSPDMEADAPPFAIMIPPPNVTGTLHMGHAFQDTLMDALTRYHRMRGHRTLWQPGSDHAGIATQMVVERQLEQEGRTRHDLGRQAFMDRVWEWKETSGNVISQQLRRMGASADWSRERFTMDAGLSQAVNEVFVRLFREGLIYRGQRLVNWDPVLHTAISDLEVESEEEAGHLWHFRYPLSDGSGHVIVATTRPETMLGDQAVAVHPEDERYTHLIGKTILLPLAEREIPVIADEYVDPEFGSGCVKITPAHDFNDYEMGRRHDLPQLNILTDDARINQNAPPAYQGLDRYEARERVVADLETRGLLEAVEEHTLMVPRGDRSGTVIEPFLTDQWFVKVDPLAEPAIEAVENGDIRFVPENWAKTYFEWMRNLEDWCISRQIWWGHRVPVWYCAECDENHLKLAAHDLELDGVKVGPASPAWLKYHEFDLATVLDQIEHVSVGSEATPIVPGDGEQTPSQCPHCGSTLLIQDPDVLDTWFSSALWPFSTLGWPADTRELATFYPTSVLVTGFDIIFFWVARMIMMGCKFMGDVPFREVYVHGLVRDSEGNKMSKSKGNVLDPLDLIDGIDLEALVEKRTSAMMQPAKAKAVEKMTRKEFPEGIPPFGADALRFTFASLATMGRDIKFDLGRIEGYRNFCTKLWNAARFNLMHVSEPPAADTELRWADRWIISQLQRTEAEVVEAMEAYRFNDAAHAAYDFIWHSYCDWYLELVKPALNSGEQTAAESARRTMIRVLEASLRLLHPFMPFITEEIWQKVAPLADKEGATIMRQPYPEADEGRMDSEAEAEFEWLEGFVGAVRSIRGEMNINPNRAIPLLLRGGGDDDRARVRDQRALIDALARPESLDWVPEGEEPPQSATGLVGDLQILVPLEGLIDVEAEIQRLDKELEKVDADLERSRKKLDNPSFRDKAPADVVAKEREKLTELGDRQQQLRDQRQRLASLRA, encoded by the coding sequence CTGCCCAAGACTTACGATCCCGAGGACGTGGAGACCCGGTGGTACGCCCACTGGGAGGCGAACGGCTACTTCAGTCCCGACATGGAGGCGGACGCCCCGCCCTTCGCCATCATGATCCCGCCGCCCAACGTCACGGGCACCCTCCATATGGGACACGCCTTCCAGGACACGCTCATGGATGCCCTGACCCGGTACCACCGCATGCGGGGCCACCGCACCCTGTGGCAGCCCGGCTCCGACCACGCCGGCATCGCCACCCAGATGGTGGTGGAGCGTCAGCTGGAGCAGGAGGGCCGAACCCGGCATGACCTGGGACGGCAGGCCTTCATGGACCGGGTCTGGGAATGGAAAGAGACGTCCGGCAACGTCATCAGCCAGCAGCTCCGCCGCATGGGCGCCAGCGCCGACTGGTCGCGCGAGCGATTCACCATGGACGCCGGCCTGTCGCAGGCGGTGAACGAGGTGTTCGTGCGCCTGTTCCGGGAAGGTCTCATCTACCGCGGCCAGCGCCTCGTGAACTGGGACCCGGTGCTCCACACCGCCATCTCCGACCTGGAGGTGGAGTCGGAGGAGGAAGCCGGCCACCTCTGGCACTTCCGCTATCCGCTTTCCGACGGCTCCGGGCACGTGATCGTGGCCACCACCCGCCCCGAGACCATGCTCGGCGACCAGGCGGTTGCGGTGCACCCCGAGGATGAGCGCTACACGCACCTCATCGGCAAGACCATCCTGCTGCCCCTGGCCGAGCGGGAGATCCCCGTCATCGCCGACGAATACGTGGACCCCGAGTTCGGCAGCGGCTGCGTCAAGATCACCCCGGCCCACGACTTCAACGACTACGAGATGGGCCGGCGCCACGACTTGCCGCAGCTCAACATCCTCACTGACGACGCCCGCATCAACCAAAACGCCCCGCCCGCCTACCAGGGCCTGGACCGCTACGAGGCCCGCGAGCGGGTCGTGGCGGACCTGGAGACCCGGGGCCTCCTGGAAGCCGTGGAGGAGCACACCCTCATGGTGCCCCGCGGCGACCGCTCCGGCACGGTCATCGAGCCCTTCCTCACCGACCAGTGGTTCGTAAAGGTGGACCCGCTCGCCGAACCGGCCATCGAGGCGGTGGAGAACGGCGACATCCGCTTCGTCCCGGAGAACTGGGCCAAGACCTACTTCGAGTGGATGCGCAACCTGGAGGACTGGTGCATCAGCCGCCAGATCTGGTGGGGCCACCGGGTGCCGGTCTGGTACTGCGCCGAATGCGACGAGAATCACCTCAAGCTGGCCGCCCACGACCTGGAGCTCGACGGCGTCAAAGTGGGGCCCGCCTCCCCGGCCTGGCTCAAATACCACGAGTTCGACCTGGCCACCGTCCTCGACCAGATCGAGCACGTCAGCGTGGGCTCGGAGGCCACCCCCATCGTTCCCGGCGACGGCGAGCAAACGCCCAGCCAGTGCCCCCACTGCGGCAGCACCCTCCTGATCCAGGATCCGGACGTCCTGGACACCTGGTTCTCCTCCGCCCTGTGGCCCTTCTCTACCCTGGGCTGGCCCGCGGACACCAGGGAGCTGGCCACCTTCTACCCCACCTCGGTGCTGGTCACCGGCTTCGACATCATCTTCTTCTGGGTGGCCCGCATGATCATGATGGGGTGCAAGTTCATGGGCGACGTGCCTTTCAGGGAGGTGTACGTGCACGGCCTGGTGCGCGACTCCGAGGGCAACAAGATGAGCAAGTCCAAGGGCAACGTCCTCGACCCCCTGGACCTCATCGACGGCATCGACCTGGAGGCGCTGGTGGAGAAGCGCACCAGCGCCATGATGCAGCCGGCCAAGGCCAAGGCCGTGGAGAAGATGACCCGCAAGGAGTTCCCCGAGGGAATACCGCCCTTCGGCGCCGACGCCCTGCGCTTCACCTTCGCCTCCCTGGCCACCATGGGCCGCGACATCAAGTTCGACCTGGGCCGAATCGAGGGCTACCGCAACTTCTGCACCAAGCTCTGGAACGCCGCCCGCTTCAACCTCATGCACGTCTCCGAGCCGCCCGCCGCGGACACCGAGCTGCGCTGGGCGGACCGCTGGATCATCTCCCAGCTGCAGCGCACGGAGGCGGAGGTGGTCGAGGCCATGGAGGCCTACCGCTTCAACGACGCCGCCCACGCGGCCTACGACTTCATCTGGCACAGCTACTGCGACTGGTACCTGGAGCTGGTGAAGCCGGCGCTGAACAGCGGGGAGCAGACCGCCGCCGAGAGCGCCCGACGCACCATGATCCGCGTGCTCGAAGCCAGCCTGCGCCTGCTGCACCCCTTCATGCCCTTCATCACCGAGGAGATCTGGCAGAAGGTTGCGCCCCTGGCCGACAAGGAAGGGGCCACCATCATGCGGCAGCCCTATCCGGAGGCCGACGAAGGGCGCATGGACTCCGAGGCCGAGGCCGAATTCGAATGGCTGGAAGGATTCGTGGGCGCGGTGCGCTCCATCCGGGGCGAGATGAACATCAATCCGAACCGGGCCATTCCCCTGCTGCTGCGCGGCGGCGGCGATGATGACCGGGCGCGGGTCCGCGACCAGCGCGCCCTGATCGACGCCCTGGCGCGCCCGGAATCCCTGGACTGGGTCCCGGAGGGTGAAGAGCCGCCGCAGTCGGCCACCGGCCTCGTCGGCGACCTCCAGATCCTGGTGCCGCTGGAGGGGCTCATCGACGTGGAAGCGGAGATCCAGCGCCTGGACAAGGAGCTGGAGAAGGTGGATGCGGACCTGGAGCGCAGCCGCAAGAAGCTCGATAACCCCAGCTTCCGCGACAAGGCCCCGGCCGATGTCGTGGCCAAGGAGCGGGAGAAGCTCACCGAGCTCGGGGACCGGCAGCAACAGCTCCGGGACCAGCGGCAGCGCCTCGCCTCCCTGCGGGCGTGA
- a CDS encoding RDD family protein, protein MAPASRPEPRVSLLRRLAAALYDALVCAAIVLGAGILFTLLMGGATSDLHGPGPAGRALLLTASAVLPLGYFLLSWSRGGQTIGMRSWRIRLVSDDGAPVSPRAAFIRTISALLSWLPVGLGFWWSLADPRGRAWHDRISATHLERVAKAPQRAR, encoded by the coding sequence ATGGCCCCCGCGTCCCGCCCCGAGCCCCGCGTTTCCCTGCTGCGCCGCCTGGCGGCGGCACTCTACGATGCCCTGGTCTGCGCAGCCATCGTGCTCGGAGCGGGCATTCTGTTCACGCTGCTCATGGGGGGCGCCACCAGCGATCTGCACGGCCCCGGTCCCGCCGGGCGAGCCCTCCTGCTAACCGCATCGGCGGTCCTGCCGCTGGGCTATTTCCTGCTTTCCTGGTCCCGGGGCGGCCAGACTATCGGCATGCGCTCGTGGCGGATCCGCCTGGTAAGCGACGACGGCGCCCCCGTTTCGCCGCGAGCAGCCTTCATCCGCACCATTTCGGCCCTGCTCTCCTGGCTTCCCGTCGGCCTGGGATTCTGGTGGTCCCTGGCGGATCCCCGGGGTCGCGCCTGGCACGACCGGATCTCGGCCACGCACCTGGAGCGCGTCGCGAAAGCGCCTCAGCGCGCCCGATAG
- a CDS encoding DMT family transporter has product MEAEAASRPRSGAASLGLLALVILIWGANWPVMKMALTYMPPLTFAAARMVMGVAIMFPLAWATGALRWPTANDWRLVVMVALMQMAGFTALVITALQYVPAGRSAILAYTTPLWVTPGAVLLLGEHIGRMKAAGLGLGLAGVGVLFNPFGFDWGKPEVLVGNGLLLLAAFLWAALMLRIRGHRWDGSPLSLMPWQLAIAAAILVPTALIVEGSRPIDWSWPLGAFLFYNGPLATAFCFWAIITVNRSLPAITTSLGTLGVPAFGLAVSALALGEPLTFTNTGGLALILSGLVLVTLADRRRAAG; this is encoded by the coding sequence ATGGAGGCTGAGGCCGCCTCGCGGCCACGCTCGGGCGCCGCCTCCCTGGGCCTGCTGGCCCTGGTGATCCTGATCTGGGGCGCCAACTGGCCGGTCATGAAGATGGCGCTCACCTACATGCCGCCGCTCACCTTCGCTGCGGCGCGCATGGTCATGGGCGTGGCCATCATGTTTCCCTTGGCCTGGGCCACCGGGGCGTTGCGCTGGCCCACCGCCAACGACTGGCGGCTGGTGGTCATGGTGGCGCTCATGCAGATGGCGGGCTTTACGGCGCTGGTCATCACGGCCCTGCAATACGTGCCGGCCGGCCGCTCCGCCATCCTCGCCTACACCACGCCGCTGTGGGTCACACCCGGCGCGGTGCTGCTCCTGGGCGAGCATATCGGCCGCATGAAGGCCGCCGGCCTTGGCCTGGGGCTGGCCGGGGTGGGCGTGCTGTTCAATCCCTTCGGCTTCGATTGGGGGAAGCCGGAGGTGCTGGTGGGCAACGGGCTTCTGCTGCTGGCCGCCTTTCTGTGGGCCGCCCTGATGCTGCGCATCCGCGGCCACCGCTGGGACGGCTCGCCGCTCTCCCTGATGCCCTGGCAGCTCGCCATCGCAGCCGCGATCCTGGTCCCGACGGCGCTCATCGTGGAAGGGAGCCGCCCCATCGACTGGAGCTGGCCCCTCGGCGCCTTCCTGTTCTACAACGGGCCCCTGGCCACCGCTTTCTGCTTCTGGGCCATCATCACGGTCAACCGGTCCTTGCCGGCCATCACCACCTCCCTGGGTACGCTCGGCGTCCCCGCCTTCGGTCTGGCGGTTTCGGCCCTGGCTCTCGGCGAGCCCCTCACATTCACCAACACCGGCGGCCTGGCCCTGATCCTCTCGGGACTGGTGCTTGTCACCCTGGCGGATCGCAGGCGGGCGGCCGGCTGA
- a CDS encoding leucyl aminopeptidase, with protein MEVFIKSGSPEKQRTACVVVGVFEPRRLSPAARDIDRATDGYLTKLLRRGDLEGRQGQFLMLHNLPNILPDRVLLVGMGKERDLDDKRYRETVESLVKHLDGTGSMEAVVYFPELHVKGREIEWKVRAATESGALALYRFDQYKSKTEKPRRPLRRLTFCVPRRSDLREGQAAVDRGLAYANGVTLARDLANQPPNVATPVYMAEQAEALANEWNLGLTVLDEKQMQEQGMGAFLAVGQGSVNPPRLMAMEYQGGAKGDKPYVLVGKGISFDSGGISIKPAAAMDEMKYDMCGAAGVFGIMRAVAELQLPINVVGVAAAAENLPDANAYRPGDILTSMSGQTIEVINTDAEGRLVLADALSWIQRYDPRVVIDMATLTGACVVALGKNAAGLMGNNDRLVRELMDAGDESGERGWQLPLWDDYQEQLKSNFADMKNVGGREAGTITAGCFLSRFTEDYEWAHVDIAGVAWKSGDNKTATGHPVRMISQYLVERATG; from the coding sequence ATGGAAGTCTTCATTAAGAGCGGAAGCCCCGAAAAACAGCGAACTGCATGCGTGGTGGTAGGCGTTTTCGAGCCCCGGCGCTTATCCCCGGCGGCCCGCGACATCGACCGGGCCACCGACGGCTACCTGACCAAGCTGCTTCGCCGCGGAGACCTGGAAGGACGCCAGGGGCAGTTCCTGATGCTGCACAACCTGCCCAATATCCTACCGGATCGCGTCCTGCTCGTGGGCATGGGCAAAGAACGGGACCTGGACGACAAGCGCTACCGGGAAACGGTGGAGTCGCTGGTCAAGCACCTGGACGGCACCGGCTCCATGGAGGCGGTGGTCTATTTCCCCGAGCTCCACGTCAAGGGCCGGGAGATCGAGTGGAAGGTACGCGCCGCCACGGAATCCGGAGCCCTGGCCCTCTACCGCTTCGACCAGTACAAGTCCAAGACGGAAAAGCCCCGCCGACCGCTGCGTCGTCTGACCTTCTGTGTCCCCCGCCGAAGCGACCTCCGCGAGGGGCAGGCCGCCGTGGACCGGGGGCTCGCCTACGCCAACGGGGTGACGCTCGCCCGGGACCTTGCCAACCAGCCGCCCAATGTGGCCACCCCGGTCTACATGGCCGAGCAGGCAGAGGCCCTCGCCAACGAGTGGAACCTGGGCCTGACCGTGCTGGACGAGAAGCAGATGCAAGAGCAAGGAATGGGTGCCTTCCTGGCCGTGGGTCAGGGCTCTGTGAACCCGCCCCGGCTGATGGCCATGGAGTACCAGGGCGGTGCCAAGGGCGACAAGCCCTACGTACTGGTGGGCAAGGGCATCTCCTTCGATTCGGGCGGCATCTCCATCAAGCCGGCGGCGGCCATGGACGAGATGAAGTATGATATGTGCGGCGCCGCGGGAGTATTCGGTATCATGCGCGCCGTGGCCGAGCTGCAGCTCCCCATCAACGTGGTGGGCGTGGCCGCCGCGGCGGAGAACCTGCCGGACGCCAACGCCTACCGGCCCGGCGACATTTTGACCTCCATGTCGGGGCAGACCATCGAGGTCATCAACACCGACGCCGAGGGCCGCTTGGTACTCGCGGACGCCCTGAGCTGGATCCAGCGCTACGACCCCCGGGTGGTGATCGACATGGCCACGCTCACCGGCGCCTGTGTGGTGGCGCTCGGCAAGAACGCCGCCGGCCTGATGGGCAACAACGACCGGCTGGTACGCGAGCTCATGGACGCCGGGGACGAGTCCGGGGAGCGGGGCTGGCAGCTGCCCCTCTGGGACGACTACCAGGAACAGCTCAAGAGCAATTTCGCCGACATGAAGAACGTGGGCGGCCGCGAGGCCGGAACCATCACCGCCGGCTGCTTCCTGTCCCGGTTCACCGAAGATTACGAGTGGGCCCACGTGGATATCGCCGGCGTGGCCTGGAAGAGCGGTGACAACAAGACCGCCACCGGCCATCCCGTGCGCATGATCAGCCAGTACCTGGTGGAGCGCGCGACTGGATGA
- the nadC gene encoding carboxylating nicotinate-nucleotide diphosphorylase produces the protein MPIPLPQAVVHDNVARALAEDIGPGDLSTAAVPADREVEATIIAREAGLLCGRPFVEAAFAQLDARIVIRWHTREGERLEADGQIATLRGTAGPLLTGERTALNFLQTLSGTATATAELVAAVSGTGARILDTRKTLPGLRSAQKYAVRVGGGHNHRHGLFDGILLKENHLAWAGGLEPAVRAARESAPHTVGVQVEVESLEEFRAALRAGADAVLLDNFSPADLRAAVESNREGCFLEASGNIGPTNAREVAETGVHAISSGALTRDLVSLDLSMRFRDTHGG, from the coding sequence ATGCCCATTCCGCTTCCGCAGGCCGTCGTCCATGACAACGTCGCCCGCGCCCTCGCCGAGGATATCGGCCCCGGCGACCTGAGCACCGCCGCCGTCCCCGCCGATCGGGAGGTGGAGGCCACCATCATCGCCCGGGAAGCGGGCTTGCTGTGCGGGCGCCCCTTCGTGGAAGCCGCATTCGCCCAGCTGGATGCCCGAATCGTCATCCGCTGGCACACCCGGGAAGGCGAGCGTCTGGAAGCGGACGGACAGATCGCCACCCTGCGCGGAACGGCGGGCCCCCTGCTTACCGGCGAGCGCACGGCGCTGAACTTCCTGCAGACCCTTTCCGGTACGGCCACCGCAACCGCGGAGCTGGTGGCGGCCGTATCCGGCACCGGCGCGCGGATCCTGGATACCCGCAAGACCCTGCCCGGGCTGCGCAGCGCGCAGAAATACGCGGTCCGCGTGGGCGGCGGCCACAACCACCGGCACGGCCTGTTCGACGGCATTCTGCTCAAGGAGAACCATCTAGCCTGGGCGGGGGGCCTGGAGCCGGCCGTCCGGGCCGCCCGCGAATCGGCGCCGCATACCGTGGGCGTGCAGGTGGAGGTAGAAAGCCTGGAGGAATTCCGCGCCGCCCTGCGCGCCGGCGCGGACGCGGTGCTGCTGGACAACTTCTCCCCGGCGGACCTGCGCGCCGCGGTGGAGAGCAACCGCGAGGGCTGCTTCCTGGAGGCCAGCGGCAACATCGGCCCGACCAACGCCCGCGAGGTAGCCGAAACCGGCGTCCACGCCATCAGCTCCGGGGCCCTGACCCGGGATCTGGTGAGCCTCGACCTGTCCATGCGCTTCCGGGATACCCATGGAGGCTGA
- a CDS encoding metallopeptidase family protein, with amino-acid sequence MVEKGSDMDWFAEQVEAAIGELPPELRAAVENVAILVEEEADRETCREIALGHPLELLGLYRGLPLPYRGSHYAGAEPDQVFLYRRAILLYSRDNALEVADCIRNTLIHELGHYLGFDDEELHRIEYGEPPEEGED; translated from the coding sequence ATGGTCGAAAAGGGCAGTGACATGGACTGGTTCGCGGAGCAGGTGGAAGCTGCCATCGGCGAGCTTCCCCCCGAGCTCCGCGCGGCCGTGGAGAACGTGGCCATCCTCGTGGAAGAGGAAGCCGACCGGGAAACGTGCCGGGAGATAGCGCTCGGCCATCCGCTGGAGCTGTTGGGCCTGTACCGGGGACTGCCGCTTCCTTATCGGGGCAGCCACTACGCCGGAGCCGAGCCCGACCAGGTCTTCCTCTACCGCCGGGCCATTCTCCTCTATTCCCGGGACAACGCCCTGGAGGTGGCCGACTGCATTCGCAATACCCTGATCCACGAGCTCGGCCATTACCTCGGCTTCGACGACGAGGAGCTGCATCGCATCGAATACGGGGAGCCGCCGGAAGAAGGGGAGGATTGA
- the lptG gene encoding LPS export ABC transporter permease LptG, with translation MKTVDRFLIGGFFARSALMLFLLTGIYLLSETLNYSGKLGEGGFGFVELLFYLAMRVPGILVEMAPFGALLGTLVLLGELARHAELTALRAGGMSLPRVARPLLLGGLVVTALTFILNDSVAGQLSYIADRYLEQQVKGRQQGRWLPGGGIWFQDGQWVVSATRVASSGSELRGVRLFRRGESGMLREMVEAERMVYEGGGWRLRKVQGISTEELVPREERDLAVPFRIQPSVLADLGKSPERMSFARLWDYVGKLKDQGQPVRGLAFSLWQKVTMPLACMIMVLVAAPFVTLNSRGGGRVGRLLAGIALGFAFHASNVLTGQLSTAGSLPPAAAAWLPILVFGTAGGVLLYRAR, from the coding sequence GTGAAGACCGTAGACCGTTTCCTGATCGGCGGCTTTTTCGCCCGCTCAGCGCTCATGCTGTTCCTCCTGACCGGGATCTACCTGCTTTCGGAGACCCTGAACTACAGCGGTAAGCTGGGCGAGGGCGGCTTCGGCTTCGTGGAGCTGCTGTTCTATCTGGCCATGCGGGTGCCCGGCATCCTCGTGGAGATGGCGCCGTTCGGCGCCCTCCTGGGCACCCTGGTGCTCCTGGGCGAGCTGGCTCGCCATGCCGAGCTTACCGCCTTGCGGGCGGGTGGCATGAGCCTGCCCCGGGTGGCCCGGCCGCTGCTGCTGGGCGGGCTGGTGGTAACCGCCCTTACCTTCATCCTGAACGACAGCGTGGCGGGTCAGCTCAGCTATATCGCCGACCGTTACCTCGAGCAGCAGGTCAAGGGACGGCAGCAGGGCCGCTGGCTTCCCGGGGGCGGGATCTGGTTCCAGGACGGCCAGTGGGTGGTCTCCGCCACGCGGGTGGCGAGCTCCGGAAGCGAGCTGCGCGGCGTTCGGCTCTTCCGCCGCGGCGAGTCGGGTATGCTGCGGGAGATGGTGGAGGCCGAGCGCATGGTGTACGAAGGGGGTGGTTGGCGGCTCCGGAAGGTCCAGGGCATTTCCACCGAAGAGCTGGTCCCCCGCGAGGAGCGGGATCTGGCGGTACCTTTCCGCATCCAGCCCTCGGTGCTCGCCGACCTCGGCAAGAGTCCGGAGCGCATGTCCTTCGCCCGGCTCTGGGACTATGTGGGCAAGCTGAAGGACCAGGGACAGCCGGTGCGGGGGCTTGCCTTCAGCCTGTGGCAGAAGGTCACCATGCCGCTGGCCTGCATGATCATGGTGCTGGTGGCGGCTCCTTTCGTGACGCTGAATTCGCGGGGCGGCGGGAGGGTGGGTCGTCTGCTCGCCGGCATCGCCCTGGGATTCGCCTTCCACGCCAGCAACGTGCTTACGGGCCAGCTCAGCACCGCCGGCTCCCTACCGCCGGCGGCGGCCGCTTGGCTGCCCATCCTGGTGTTCGGCACCGCAGGCGGCGTGCTGCTCTATCGGGCGCGCTGA